From Humisphaera borealis, the proteins below share one genomic window:
- a CDS encoding beta strand repeat-containing protein, with protein MVATPTARAATFYWDGTSPVSNAGFGTAGGAWAQDNTTGFNWTTSDTGILAGSSTQTTTNTDLFNFGTGTFGVAAGTITVSGSVAMGNTTFGSASGAITLNGGTINLAAASTITTNNTSNTIGSVVGGAGTSFTKAGTGTLILTAANTYTGATVITGGTLQVGNGTTGSLNGTAGTALTFTGTGTFNVAEAAGSTQGMGALSLNAGDATITSTAAGATSIATLTFASLNARTAGATANFSLATNTSSTSVTPNRIVFTDTTNVPLASGSSNAGIFFGGNGYGRYDVGGFIRAVTYGTDTNANASLSGPAVTDLGSITASTDSQFVGAARATTTSGAVSGANTNTLAVTDGSLFAVGQILTGTNIAANSYITAIAGNTLTLTNPTGNAIGTAVSAGTTLTPYNSVTAQTTGSLNTLNLSGVGASLTLGPGQTLSVNGILRTGGTAATAGVISGGTGLQAAVSGGDIVVRTSLSTDTLVIASPILDNSGTRLTKVGAGTLLLNGAKTYSGGTTLSAGTVAISNATSFGTGSVSVTGSSKILANGGVTYANPISVGAPLILQIPSTTPGTATYSGQLTGSSNITVEATLVNAVTGTHAFTATNNTFTGSVLMPIGSTGTGSGNDFFSFNSIGDAGTFTFRKRGHTNAIAYTGATPITFGTRQIALSADFGGLYDGGGANPVNSFRNNAADAAHTVTFSTNLTPGTIFQAGTFFFDGSNTGNNTFSGVISNPSNFDLGIGKNGAGKWILSGNNSYVGNVVIAGGTLSVGTIGDANSNQPLGRGAQILLGNSGTSGVLEFTGSSSTTNKQVQLGTTNNNHAGTGSILNNGTGSLTFSNTPFNVAIAGLTSVTRTLTLGGSYAGGNGANEIQGVIQNNTGTVATVPLVVSGSVWMLSATNTYTGGTIVNAPGTLVLSGNNTVSPTAGSLTINNTTLQLQANAGNTSAGISSAVGYATGSSAGNASPGLSVGTTGTTFQLRSDSAVTFAGTSGIAGLSGKTVTINVGNSGAGTNNALTFSPNGNVFGGTNTFNITGSNGYSLILGAFNSNNTGGTQTFNPTTASVSIAGIGSNSATGTLQTIALSGTAPGNTMGAIVKNGTRDFAVTKAGVSTWTLTGTSTYTGDTSVNAGTLRVNGALATTSVFVNNAGRLEGTGTIAGPITVGEVTVGASRGTIAPGNSVGPLNTGSETWNAGGSYIWEIGEVSGTPGTNWDLLNITGTLTIGSGNTSSPETRFQIKLQTPAGTSPGNATGFNVATAYEWTIAQTSAGVSGFIADKFVLDTSGFNVLDGDFAVVQSGNNINITYTPVPEPGSIGVLALAGLGLLARRRRASR; from the coding sequence TTGGTCGCCACGCCCACCGCGCGAGCCGCGACGTTCTACTGGGATGGGACCTCACCCGTCAGCAACGCAGGATTTGGTACCGCTGGTGGTGCCTGGGCGCAAGACAACACGACCGGCTTCAACTGGACCACCTCGGACACCGGCATCCTTGCGGGCAGCAGCACTCAAACGACCACGAATACGGACCTGTTCAATTTCGGAACGGGCACTTTTGGCGTCGCGGCGGGCACTATCACCGTGAGCGGCAGCGTCGCAATGGGGAACACCACCTTTGGGTCGGCCTCAGGCGCGATCACCCTCAACGGCGGTACGATCAACCTCGCCGCGGCGTCGACTATCACGACGAATAACACATCCAACACGATTGGCTCCGTGGTCGGTGGCGCGGGGACCAGTTTCACCAAGGCTGGCACGGGAACGCTGATACTGACCGCGGCAAACACTTACACCGGTGCCACCGTCATCACTGGCGGAACGCTCCAGGTCGGAAACGGCACGACGGGCAGTCTCAACGGCACCGCTGGCACCGCGCTGACGTTCACAGGAACCGGCACGTTCAATGTCGCCGAGGCCGCCGGCAGCACCCAGGGCATGGGAGCGCTTAGCTTGAACGCCGGTGACGCCACGATCACCTCCACCGCCGCCGGTGCCACATCGATTGCCACGCTGACCTTTGCATCACTGAACGCCCGGACGGCCGGTGCCACCGCCAATTTCAGCCTCGCGACCAATACGAGTTCCACCAGCGTCACTCCGAACCGAATCGTCTTCACCGATACAACGAATGTTCCGCTGGCCAGCGGGTCCAGCAATGCCGGCATCTTCTTCGGCGGAAACGGCTACGGCCGCTATGACGTCGGCGGCTTCATCCGCGCGGTCACCTATGGCACGGATACCAACGCCAACGCCTCGCTGAGCGGACCAGCGGTGACTGATCTCGGAAGCATCACCGCCAGCACCGACTCGCAGTTCGTCGGTGCTGCCAGGGCGACGACAACCTCCGGCGCGGTGTCGGGTGCCAACACGAACACGCTCGCGGTCACCGACGGCTCGTTGTTCGCCGTCGGCCAAATCCTCACCGGCACCAACATCGCGGCCAATAGCTACATCACGGCGATCGCCGGCAATACCCTCACCTTGACGAACCCCACGGGCAATGCGATCGGGACCGCCGTCTCCGCGGGCACCACGCTCACCCCCTACAATTCGGTCACAGCCCAGACGACGGGTAGTCTTAACACGTTGAATCTGTCGGGCGTGGGCGCTTCACTCACGCTCGGTCCCGGCCAGACGTTGAGCGTGAACGGTATCCTGCGTACGGGCGGCACCGCGGCGACGGCCGGTGTCATCAGCGGCGGGACGGGACTGCAGGCCGCTGTCAGTGGCGGTGACATCGTCGTTAGGACTAGCTTGTCGACGGACACCTTGGTGATCGCGTCGCCAATTCTGGATAATAGTGGAACCCGATTGACCAAGGTTGGTGCTGGTACGCTGTTGCTCAACGGTGCCAAGACATACAGCGGCGGCACCACGCTCAGTGCCGGCACGGTCGCCATCTCGAACGCCACCAGCTTCGGCACGGGCAGCGTGTCCGTCACGGGGAGTTCGAAGATTCTTGCCAACGGAGGCGTGACTTACGCGAATCCCATCAGTGTCGGTGCTCCATTGATCCTGCAGATCCCAAGTACCACCCCCGGCACTGCGACCTACAGCGGACAACTGACCGGATCCAGCAACATCACGGTCGAAGCCACCTTGGTCAACGCTGTCACCGGCACCCACGCCTTCACGGCAACGAACAATACCTTCACCGGCAGCGTTCTGATGCCGATTGGGTCGACGGGGACCGGAAGCGGCAACGACTTTTTCAGCTTTAACAGCATCGGCGACGCCGGCACCTTCACGTTCCGCAAGAGAGGTCACACTAACGCGATCGCGTACACCGGCGCCACCCCCATCACGTTCGGGACGCGCCAGATCGCGCTAAGCGCCGATTTCGGCGGTTTGTACGATGGGGGTGGTGCCAACCCGGTCAACAGTTTTCGGAACAACGCTGCGGACGCCGCACACACCGTCACGTTCAGCACCAATCTAACACCAGGAACGATCTTCCAGGCCGGAACCTTTTTCTTCGACGGCTCCAATACGGGAAACAACACCTTTAGTGGAGTTATCTCCAATCCGTCTAACTTCGATCTTGGCATCGGGAAAAACGGTGCTGGCAAATGGATTCTCTCGGGCAACAATTCGTATGTTGGCAATGTGGTCATCGCCGGCGGAACTCTGTCGGTTGGTACGATTGGCGACGCGAACAGCAACCAGCCGCTGGGTCGAGGGGCACAGATCCTGCTTGGAAACTCCGGAACCAGCGGTGTTCTGGAGTTCACCGGTTCCAGCAGCACCACGAACAAACAAGTCCAACTCGGTACCACAAACAATAATCACGCAGGTACAGGAAGCATCCTCAATAACGGCACCGGGTCACTGACCTTTTCTAACACACCGTTCAACGTTGCCATCGCGGGCCTGACGTCCGTCACACGTACCCTTACCCTTGGCGGTAGCTACGCTGGCGGGAATGGTGCCAACGAAATCCAGGGCGTCATTCAAAACAACACGGGCACAGTTGCCACGGTTCCCTTGGTGGTCTCAGGCAGCGTGTGGATGCTCTCTGCTACCAACACCTACACAGGCGGAACAATCGTCAACGCTCCCGGGACGCTTGTACTCTCAGGCAACAACACCGTCTCGCCCACGGCCGGAAGCCTGACAATCAACAACACCACACTTCAACTACAGGCCAATGCCGGCAACACCTCCGCCGGCATCAGTTCGGCGGTCGGCTACGCCACCGGAAGCAGCGCCGGAAACGCCAGCCCCGGCCTGTCGGTCGGCACTACCGGTACGACATTCCAACTCCGCTCCGACTCAGCAGTGACCTTCGCCGGAACCAGTGGTATCGCGGGTTTGAGTGGCAAGACCGTCACGATCAATGTCGGCAACAGTGGAGCGGGCACCAACAACGCGCTGACCTTCTCGCCCAACGGTAACGTGTTCGGCGGCACCAATACGTTTAACATCACGGGCAGCAATGGCTACAGCCTGATTCTTGGTGCCTTTAACAGTAACAATACCGGCGGCACCCAGACCTTTAACCCGACGACCGCGAGCGTGAGCATTGCAGGCATTGGATCGAATAGCGCTACTGGCACACTACAGACTATCGCGTTGTCCGGCACGGCGCCAGGCAATACGATGGGTGCCATCGTGAAGAACGGCACCAGAGACTTTGCCGTGACCAAGGCTGGTGTGAGCACATGGACACTAACCGGCACCAGCACCTACACCGGTGACACCAGCGTCAACGCCGGCACGCTCAGGGTTAATGGTGCCCTCGCTACTACGTCGGTCTTCGTCAACAACGCAGGGCGGCTCGAAGGGACCGGCACCATCGCCGGGCCGATCACGGTGGGCGAGGTCACGGTCGGTGCCAGCCGGGGTACTATCGCCCCCGGCAACAGCGTCGGACCACTCAACACCGGCAGCGAGACGTGGAACGCTGGCGGTTCGTATATCTGGGAGATCGGTGAGGTCAGCGGAACGCCGGGAACGAATTGGGATCTGCTCAATATCACCGGTACGCTGACGATCGGCAGTGGCAATACGTCCTCGCCTGAGACGCGCTTCCAGATCAAGCTCCAGACGCCTGCCGGCACGAGCCCCGGGAATGCGACCGGTTTCAATGTCGCAACGGCCTACGAGTGGACCATCGCACAGACGAGTGCTGGCGTCTCCGGATTCATCGCCGATAAGTTTGTTCTTGACACCAGCGGGTTCAACGTGCTGGACGGCGACTTCGCGGTTGTGCAATCGGGAAACAACATCAACATCACCTATACCCCAGTCCCTGAGCCGGGCTCGATCGGCGTGCTGGCTCTGGCCGGTCTGGGCCTGCTGGCCCGTCGGCGTCGGGCTTCACGCTGA